In a single window of the Lacerta agilis isolate rLacAgi1 chromosome 15, rLacAgi1.pri, whole genome shotgun sequence genome:
- the LOC117059755 gene encoding adenine phosphoribosyltransferase-like — protein MEVFTPPSAGLLSSPSKRAMMHPREAFRVPYGCRSRQAAFLPLEQPEDERAPSGQSSLSKKLRPPSRVNEVTPACPRGLEGPLQTGSGAELVHVVSVRPEEAWEEAKVRLFPALISPPLPASPPSADPNHVSMDLKHVPDPREQGWYLGLMAPNIKGPSFAWLDPSRLYCHPQAFQDCVEDLLKTFRGDPIDLVAGIDAMGFILGAAIAHTLKKGFLAIRKAGHLCVKTLSKPYKDYQAREKVMEMRADAISPGLRVLLVDQWVETGGTMRSAIHLVEEQGGLVAGIAAICVEDSEGGLWLKDHYKWAHCVPPQLMPQFNAHWLDSFQAFNPNQGPQ, from the exons ATGGAAGTCTTCACCCCTCCTTCCGCAGGgctcctctcttccccctccaagAGAGCCATGATGCACCCAAGGGAGGCCTTTCGGGTGCCCTATGGGTGCAGATCCAGGCAGGCAGCCTTTCTCCCCCTGGAGCAGCCTGAGGACGAAAGG GCCCCCTCGGGACAGAGCTCTTTGTCCAAAAAGCTGCGCCCGCCATCCCGGGTCAACGAGGTGACGCCCGCCTGCCCTCGTGGACTGGAGGGACCCCTGCAAACCGGCTCTGGGGCTGAGCTGGTTCATGTGG TCTCCGTCCGTCCGGAAGAGGCCTGGGAAGAGGCAAAGGTCAGGCTCTTCCCAGCACtgatctctcctcctctcccag CTTCTCCTCCATCTGCTGACCCTAACCACGTCTCCATGGATCTGAAACACGTCCCCGACCCACGAGAGCAGGGCTGGTATTTGGGGCTGATGGCCCCCAACATCAAAGGCCCCAGCTTCGCCTGGCTGGACCCCTCCCGCCTCTACTGCCACCCCCAG GCCTTCCAGGACTGCGTGGAAGATCTCCTGAAAACCTTTCGGGGTGACCCCATTGACCTGGTTGCCGGCATTGACGCAATGGGCTTCATCCTAG GCGCTGCCATCGCCCACACCCTCAAGAAGGGCTTTTTGGCCATACGCAAAGCCGGGCACCTGTGCGTGAAAACTCTCTCGAAGCCTTACAAGGACTACCAGGCTCGCGAGAAGGTGATGGAGATGCGGGCTGATGCCATCTCACCAG GCCTTCGTGTCTTGCTGGTGGACCAGTGGGTCGAGACCGGGGGGACCATGCGGAGCGCCATCCACCTGGTGGAAGAACAAGGCGGCCTAGTGGCAG GCATCGCCGCCATCTGCGTGGAGGACAGTGAGGGCGGGCTCTGGCTGAAAGACCACTACAAGTGGGCACACTGTGTGCCCCCCCAACTGATGCCCCAGTTCAACGCTCACTGGCTGGACTCCTTCCAGGCCTTCAACCCCAACCAAGGACCGCAGTAG